The region CTTCAAGCACATTCGCAAGGCGGTGAAATCTGCCGGATGCAAACGTGCAGTGCTGGTCGGACACAACGCCTTTTTCGACCTGGGTTTCGTCAACGCAGCAGTTGAACGCACCCAGATCAAGCGCAACCCCTTCCACCCCTTCTCCTGCTTTGATACAGCCACCCTGGGCGGTCTGGCCTACGGGCAAACCGTCCTGGCCAAGGCCTGCGCTGCGGCGGGGATCGACTTCGATGGCCGTGAAGCACATTCGGCGCGCTACGATACCGAGAAAACGGCGGATCTGTTCTGCGCCATCGTCAACCGCTGGCGGGAAATGGGCGGCTGGCCTCCAGTCTGAGACCATTCCGTACCTCCCCCGCAGCATTCAATCCAGACACCGGCAAGTGCTGGCCCTGAATGCTGCGGATCAACGCCTCCCCATCCCGCTTGCCCTCGCTTATTCAATTTCCCGATAACAACACCCTGGCTCGGTAACTTGCAGGAATGGTAAGCGGCGGCTATTTTCAGAGATGGCACTAAACTTCCGCTACACTTCAGTTGTTATTCCGGCAACAGCTAATAATTGGATGGAGGCGGCAGTGCGACACGCACGTCGATCTCGATCAGAAAAAGGAGTCATCCCTGATGAAACGCACTTCACTTGCCGTACTTTTTTCCGCCGCGATTGCCTGCGCTGGCATCACCGCTACCCCGGCAGTCGCTCAGGAAAACTTTGTCACCATAGGTACTGGCGGACAAACCGGCGTGTATTACGTTGTCGGCCAATCAGTGTGCCGGTTGATCAACCGCAACAGTAATGATCATGGAATCCGCTGTAATGCGCCGTCGAGCGGCGGTTCGGTAGCCAACGTCAACGCCATCCGCGGCGGCGAGATGGACATGGGCGTGGTCCAGTCCGACATTCAGTTCAAAGCCCACAAGGGTATCGAAAACTTTGAAGATGCCGGCGCCTTTGAAAAACTTCGCGCCATTTTTGCGCTGCACGGCGAGCCGCTTACTGTGGTTGCCCGCCGCGACGCCAATATCAACACGGTCAAGGACCTCAAGGGCAAGCGCGTCAATATCGGCAACCCGGGTTCGGGTCAGCGTGACACCATGGATGTGGTAATGGACGCTCTGGGCTGGACGCGTTCCGACTTCGCTCTGGCATCCGAGCTGGACGCAGCCGAGCAGGCCGCCGCGCTGGGTGACAACAACGTTGACGCCATGGTCTATGTTGCCGGGCACCCGAACGGCTCTATCCAGGAAGCCACCACCACCGTTGACTCGGTACTGGTCTCGGTATCCGGTGAGGAGATCGACAAGCTGATAGAGGAACGCCCTTACTACGCCAAGGCAACCATCCCGGGCGGCCTGTATCGCGGTAATGACAAAGATGTGGAGACCTTCGGTGTACGCGCCACGCTGGTCACCTCAGCCGACACCCCTGAAGAAACCGTCTACCAGACTGTGAAGGCCGTATTCGAGAACTTCGACCGGTTCAAGCGCCTGCATCCGGCTTTCGCAACACTGACCGAAGAAGAAATGATCAAGGAAGGTCTCTCCGTACCGCTGCACGATGGCGCAGTGCGCTATTACAAGGAACGAGGCTGGATGTAACCCTGTACCGGGCCGCTTATTGCGGCCCGCTTATTTTCTGGAACAGCTGACGCAGGGTCTGCCATGAGCGAACAGAATCTCCAACGCGACGAAGTGGATACCGAACTGGAGGATATGATCGCCTCCTCCGATACCGGTGCCCGTAAACCCGGTGGTTTTACCGGCAAATTGCTG is a window of Pseudomonas sp. gcc21 DNA encoding:
- the rnt gene encoding ribonuclease T; protein product: MSEFEFDDNIDNATQASGPKPPMAYRFRGFLPVVVDVETGGFNAATDALLEIAATTISMDEDGMVYPDHTHFFRVEPFEGANVEPAALEFTGIKLDHPLRMAVSEQHALTEIFKHIRKAVKSAGCKRAVLVGHNAFFDLGFVNAAVERTQIKRNPFHPFSCFDTATLGGLAYGQTVLAKACAAAGIDFDGREAHSARYDTEKTADLFCAIVNRWREMGGWPPV
- a CDS encoding TAXI family TRAP transporter solute-binding subunit, whose amino-acid sequence is MKRTSLAVLFSAAIACAGITATPAVAQENFVTIGTGGQTGVYYVVGQSVCRLINRNSNDHGIRCNAPSSGGSVANVNAIRGGEMDMGVVQSDIQFKAHKGIENFEDAGAFEKLRAIFALHGEPLTVVARRDANINTVKDLKGKRVNIGNPGSGQRDTMDVVMDALGWTRSDFALASELDAAEQAAALGDNNVDAMVYVAGHPNGSIQEATTTVDSVLVSVSGEEIDKLIEERPYYAKATIPGGLYRGNDKDVETFGVRATLVTSADTPEETVYQTVKAVFENFDRFKRLHPAFATLTEEEMIKEGLSVPLHDGAVRYYKERGWM